A window of the Rhizobium brockwellii genome harbors these coding sequences:
- a CDS encoding YciI family protein, with protein sequence MAYFFLRLQPPRPTFPHDGTGEEMAAMKRHAEYWHRNALAGSAIIVGPVFEGEGAWGMAIVEVEDQAAAQLLADGDPIIASGFGFRFDILPMPSIISRPPAV encoded by the coding sequence ATGGCTTATTTCTTTCTGAGACTGCAGCCGCCGCGCCCCACTTTCCCGCATGACGGGACCGGGGAGGAAATGGCGGCGATGAAACGCCATGCCGAATACTGGCATCGGAACGCCCTTGCGGGATCGGCGATCATCGTCGGCCCCGTCTTCGAGGGTGAAGGCGCCTGGGGCATGGCGATCGTCGAGGTCGAGGATCAGGCGGCGGCGCAGCTTCTTGCCGACGGCGATCCGATCATCGCTTCCGGTTTCGGTTTCCGCTTCGATATCCTGCCGATGCCCTCGATCATCTCGCGGCCGCCCGCGGTCTGA
- a CDS encoding 2-oxoglutarate dehydrogenase E1 component: MARQEANEQFQITSFLDGANAAYIEQLYARYEEDPASVDDQWRSFFKALEEDPSDVKRAAKGASWRKKNWPLQASGDLVSALDGDWGIVEKVIETKVKAKAEAQGKPADSTEVLQATRDSVRAIMMIRAYRMRGHLHAKLDPLGIAAPVDDYHELSAENYGFTAADYDRKIFIDNVLGLEYATIREMIEILERTYCSTLGVEFMHISNPEEKAWIQERIEGPDKGVAFTPEGKKAILAKLVEAEGYEQFLDVKFKGTKRFGLDGGESLIPALEQILKRGGHLGLKEAVFGMAHRGRLNVLSQVMGKPHRAIFHEFKGGSAAPDEVEGSGDVKYHLGASSDREFDGNKIHVSLTANPSHLEIVDPVVMGKARAKQDMNATVWDGDIIPLSERAKVLPLLIHGDAAFAGQGVIAEILGLSGLRGHRVAGTMHVIINNQIGFTTNPAFSRSSPYPSDVAKMIEAPILHVNGDDPEAVVYGAKIATEFRMKFHKPVVLDLFCYRRYGHNEGDEPSFTQPKMYKVIRAHKTVLQLYAARLVAEGLLTDGEVEKMKADWRAHLEQEFEAGQHYKPNKADWLDGEWSGLRTADNADEQRRGKTAVPMKTLKEIGRKLSEIPAGFNAHRTIQRFMENRANMIATGEGIDWAMAEALSFGALCVEGSKIRLSGQDCERGTFSQRHSVLYDQETEERYIPLANLSPTQGRYEVINSMLSEEAVLGFEYGYSLARPNALTLWEAQFGDFANGAQVVFDQFISSGERKWLRMSGLVCLLPHGYEGQGPEHSSARLERFLQLCAEDNMQVANVTTPANYFHILRRQLKRDFRKPLVLMTPKSLLRHKRAVSTLAEMAGESAFHRLLWDDAEVIKDGPIKLQKDNKIRRVVMCSGKVYYDLLEEREKRGIDDIYLLRVEQLYPFPAKALINELSRFRNAEMVWCQEEPKNMGAWSFIDPFLEWVLAHIDAKYQRVRYTGRPAAASPATGLMSKHLSQLAAFLEDALGG, from the coding sequence ATGGCACGGCAAGAAGCCAACGAGCAGTTTCAGATCACCTCGTTTCTGGATGGCGCTAACGCTGCCTATATCGAGCAGCTCTACGCGCGGTATGAAGAGGACCCGGCATCGGTCGACGATCAGTGGCGGTCCTTCTTCAAGGCGCTGGAGGAGGATCCCAGCGATGTGAAGAGGGCGGCCAAGGGTGCTTCCTGGCGCAAGAAGAACTGGCCGCTTCAGGCAAGCGGCGATCTGGTGTCGGCTCTCGATGGCGACTGGGGCATCGTCGAGAAAGTGATCGAGACCAAGGTCAAAGCCAAGGCCGAAGCTCAGGGCAAGCCTGCCGACAGCACCGAGGTGCTGCAGGCGACGCGCGATTCCGTGCGCGCCATCATGATGATCCGCGCCTACCGCATGCGCGGCCACCTGCATGCCAAGCTCGACCCGCTCGGCATCGCCGCTCCCGTCGACGACTATCACGAGCTGTCAGCGGAGAATTACGGTTTCACGGCCGCCGATTATGATCGCAAGATCTTCATCGACAACGTGCTCGGCCTCGAATACGCGACCATCCGCGAAATGATCGAAATCCTCGAGCGCACCTATTGCTCGACGCTCGGCGTCGAATTCATGCATATCTCCAATCCTGAAGAGAAGGCCTGGATCCAGGAGCGTATCGAAGGACCGGACAAGGGTGTGGCCTTCACGCCGGAAGGCAAGAAGGCGATCCTTGCCAAGCTCGTCGAAGCCGAAGGCTACGAACAGTTCCTCGACGTCAAGTTCAAGGGCACGAAGCGTTTCGGTCTCGACGGCGGCGAATCGCTGATCCCGGCGCTGGAACAGATCCTCAAGCGTGGCGGCCATCTCGGCCTGAAGGAAGCCGTGTTCGGCATGGCCCATCGCGGCCGCCTGAACGTGCTCTCCCAGGTCATGGGCAAGCCGCACCGGGCGATCTTCCATGAGTTCAAGGGCGGCTCGGCCGCTCCCGACGAGGTCGAGGGCTCGGGTGACGTCAAGTACCATCTCGGCGCCTCCTCCGACCGCGAATTCGACGGCAACAAGATCCACGTTTCGTTGACGGCGAACCCGTCGCATCTCGAAATCGTCGATCCCGTCGTCATGGGCAAGGCCCGCGCCAAGCAGGATATGAACGCCACCGTCTGGGACGGCGACATCATCCCGCTTTCCGAACGCGCCAAGGTTCTGCCGCTGCTGATCCATGGCGACGCGGCCTTTGCCGGCCAGGGTGTCATTGCCGAAATCCTCGGCCTGTCCGGTCTGCGCGGTCACCGCGTCGCCGGCACCATGCATGTGATCATCAACAACCAGATCGGCTTCACGACCAACCCGGCCTTCTCGCGCTCGTCGCCTTATCCGTCCGACGTCGCCAAGATGATCGAGGCGCCGATCCTGCACGTCAACGGCGACGATCCGGAAGCGGTGGTTTATGGGGCGAAGATCGCCACCGAATTCCGCATGAAGTTCCACAAGCCTGTTGTGCTCGACCTGTTCTGCTATCGCCGCTACGGCCACAATGAAGGCGACGAACCGTCCTTCACGCAGCCGAAGATGTACAAGGTGATCCGCGCGCACAAGACCGTGCTGCAGCTCTATGCGGCCCGTCTCGTCGCCGAGGGCCTGCTCACCGACGGTGAAGTCGAGAAGATGAAGGCCGACTGGCGCGCCCATCTCGAGCAGGAGTTCGAAGCCGGCCAGCATTACAAGCCGAACAAGGCCGACTGGCTTGATGGTGAGTGGTCGGGCCTGCGCACGGCCGACAATGCCGACGAGCAGCGCCGCGGCAAGACCGCCGTGCCGATGAAGACGCTGAAGGAGATCGGCCGCAAGCTGTCTGAGATCCCGGCAGGCTTCAATGCGCATCGGACGATCCAGCGCTTCATGGAAAACCGCGCCAACATGATCGCCACCGGCGAGGGTATCGACTGGGCGATGGCCGAAGCGCTCTCCTTCGGCGCGCTCTGCGTCGAAGGCAGCAAGATCCGCCTTTCCGGCCAGGATTGCGAGCGCGGCACCTTCTCGCAGCGCCACTCGGTTCTCTACGATCAGGAAACCGAAGAGCGCTACATCCCGCTCGCCAATCTTTCGCCGACGCAGGGGCGCTACGAAGTCATCAATTCGATGCTTTCGGAAGAGGCCGTGCTCGGTTTCGAATATGGCTACTCACTCGCCCGCCCGAATGCGCTGACGCTCTGGGAAGCCCAGTTCGGCGATTTCGCCAACGGCGCGCAGGTGGTTTTCGACCAGTTCATCTCGTCGGGCGAACGCAAGTGGCTGCGCATGTCGGGCCTCGTCTGCCTGCTGCCGCACGGCTATGAGGGCCAGGGTCCGGAACACTCCTCGGCCCGCCTCGAGCGTTTCCTGCAGCTTTGCGCCGAAGACAACATGCAGGTCGCCAACGTCACGACGCCGGCAAATTATTTCCACATCCTGCGCCGGCAGCTGAAGCGCGACTTCCGCAAGCCGTTGGTCCTGATGACGCCGAAGTCGCTGCTCCGCCACAAGCGGGCGGTCTCGACGCTTGCCGAAATGGCCGGCGAATCCGCCTTCCATCGTCTGCTCTGGGACGATGCCGAGGTGATCAAGGACGGCCCGATCAAGCTGCAGAAGGACAACAAAATCCGCCGCGTCGTCATGTGCTCCGGCAAGGTCTATTACGATCTTCTCGAAGAGCGTGAAAAGCGCGGCATCGACGACATCTATCTCTTGCGTGTCGAGCAGCTTTACCCGTTTCCGGCAAAGGCGCTGATCAACGAACTGTCGCGCTTCCGCAACGCCGAGATGGTCTGGTGCCAGGAAGAGCCGAAGAATATGGGCGCATGGTCGTTCATCGACCCCTTCCTCGAATGGGTGCTCGCCCATATCGACGCGAAGTACCAGCGCGTCCGCTATACCGGCCGTCCGGCCGCCGCCTCGCCGGCGACGGGCCTGATGTCCAAGCATCTGTCGCAGCTCGCCGCATTCCTCGAGGATGCATTGGGCGGTTAA
- the sucD gene encoding succinate--CoA ligase subunit alpha, translating into MSILVNKDTKVLVQGLTGKTGTFHTEQALAYYGTQMVGGIHPKKGGETWTGAKGESLPIFATVAEGKEKTGANASVIYVPPAGAADAIIEAIDAEIPFITCITEGIPVMDMVRVKARLDRSKSRLLGPNCPGILTPEECKIGIMPGSIFRKGSVGIVSRSGTLTYEAVFQTSNEGLGQTTAVGIGGDPVKGTEFIDVLEMFLADEATQSIIMIGEIGGAAEEDAAQFLKDEAKKGRKKPMAGFIAGRTAPKGRTMGHAGAVVSGGKGDAESKIAAMESAGIKVSPSPARLGKTLVEVLKG; encoded by the coding sequence ATGTCCATTCTCGTCAACAAAGACACCAAGGTTCTCGTTCAGGGCCTAACCGGCAAGACCGGCACGTTCCACACCGAACAGGCGCTCGCTTACTACGGCACCCAGATGGTCGGTGGTATCCACCCGAAGAAGGGTGGCGAAACCTGGACCGGCGCGAAGGGCGAAAGCCTGCCGATCTTTGCAACCGTTGCCGAAGGCAAGGAAAAGACCGGCGCCAACGCGTCCGTCATCTATGTTCCGCCGGCTGGTGCTGCCGACGCGATCATCGAGGCGATCGACGCCGAGATCCCGTTCATCACCTGCATCACCGAAGGCATCCCGGTCATGGACATGGTGCGGGTCAAGGCTCGCCTCGACCGCTCCAAGTCGCGCCTGCTCGGTCCGAACTGCCCGGGTATCCTGACGCCGGAAGAATGCAAGATCGGCATCATGCCGGGCTCGATCTTCCGCAAGGGGTCGGTCGGTATCGTTTCCCGCTCGGGCACGCTGACCTATGAAGCGGTGTTCCAGACCTCCAACGAAGGTCTCGGCCAGACGACGGCCGTCGGCATCGGCGGCGACCCGGTCAAGGGCACCGAGTTCATCGACGTCCTGGAAATGTTCCTGGCCGACGAAGCCACCCAGTCGATCATCATGATCGGCGAAATCGGTGGTGCGGCTGAAGAAGACGCAGCGCAGTTCCTCAAGGACGAAGCCAAGAAGGGCCGCAAGAAGCCGATGGCTGGCTTCATTGCCGGCCGTACGGCGCCGAAGGGCCGCACCATGGGCCATGCCGGTGCTGTGGTTTCCGGCGGCAAGGGCGATGCGGAATCGAAGATCGCGGCGATGGAATCGGCGGGCATCAAGGTATCGCCCTCTCCGGCCCGCCTCGGCAAGACGCTGGTTGAAGTCCTCAAGGGCTAA
- a CDS encoding DUF1579 family protein, with amino-acid sequence MAFPSTPSAAHFRLNAFAGVWEGDERVAASAWTSEGKASAEFSGEALFGGFFLEQRYRQTRDGAVSFEARNVFGFDVSDKTYKLYQFDTAGFAPPVPASGEWNGNELVLMKTSPRGSQRTVFTFENEDCYRMGVSFSPAGSDTWQEVVSGVYRRASPTSSNLS; translated from the coding sequence ATGGCCTTCCCGTCCACGCCCTCCGCTGCTCATTTCCGCCTCAACGCCTTCGCCGGCGTGTGGGAAGGGGATGAGCGTGTCGCGGCGTCGGCGTGGACGAGTGAAGGCAAGGCCAGTGCTGAGTTTTCCGGCGAGGCGTTGTTCGGCGGGTTCTTCCTCGAGCAGCGCTATCGCCAGACGCGCGATGGTGCTGTTTCGTTCGAGGCGCGAAATGTTTTCGGCTTCGATGTTTCGGACAAGACCTACAAGCTCTACCAGTTCGACACCGCAGGTTTTGCGCCGCCCGTGCCGGCGTCCGGCGAGTGGAACGGCAATGAGCTTGTGCTGATGAAGACTTCGCCGCGCGGCAGCCAGCGCACCGTATTCACATTTGAAAATGAAGACTGCTACCGGATGGGCGTCAGCTTTTCGCCTGCAGGCAGCGATACTTGGCAGGAGGTCGTCAGCGGCGTCTATCGTCGTGCGTCCCCCACGTCTTCCAACCTCTCCTAA
- the sucC gene encoding ADP-forming succinate--CoA ligase subunit beta yields the protein MNIHEYQAKALLKGYGAPVAEGVAILKVEEAEAAAKSLPGPLYVVKSQIHAGGRGKGKFKELGPDAKGGVRLAKSIEEVVSHAKEMLGNTLVTAQTGEAGKQVNRLYIEDGADISRELYCSILVDRSVGRVAFVVSTEGGMDIEAVAHDTPEKIHTIAIDPEAGVTAAEVVAISKALQLDGAAAEDAKTLFPTLYKAFGEKDMALLEVNPLIVMKDGHLRVLDAKMSFDGNALFRHDDVKTLRDETEEDAKEIEASKWDLAYVALDGNIGCMVNGAGLAMATMDIIKLYGKEPANFCDVGGGAGKEKVAAAFKIITADPKVEGILVNIFGGIMKCDVIAEGVIAAVKEVGLKVPLVVRLEGTNVELGKKILNESGLAITAADDLDDAAKKIVAAING from the coding sequence ATGAACATTCATGAATATCAGGCCAAGGCTCTGCTGAAGGGCTATGGCGCGCCGGTTGCCGAAGGTGTGGCTATTCTCAAGGTTGAAGAAGCCGAGGCTGCCGCTAAGTCGCTTCCCGGTCCGCTTTACGTGGTCAAGAGCCAGATCCATGCCGGCGGCCGCGGCAAGGGCAAGTTCAAGGAACTCGGCCCTGACGCCAAGGGCGGCGTTCGCCTCGCCAAGTCGATCGAGGAAGTCGTTTCCCACGCCAAGGAAATGCTCGGCAACACGCTGGTGACGGCGCAGACGGGCGAAGCCGGCAAGCAGGTCAACCGCCTTTACATCGAAGACGGCGCCGACATTTCTCGCGAACTCTATTGCTCGATCCTTGTCGACCGCTCGGTCGGCCGCGTGGCCTTCGTCGTCTCGACCGAAGGCGGCATGGACATCGAGGCCGTCGCCCACGACACGCCCGAGAAGATCCACACGATCGCCATCGATCCGGAAGCCGGCGTGACGGCTGCCGAGGTTGTTGCGATCTCCAAGGCTCTTCAGCTCGATGGTGCTGCCGCCGAAGACGCCAAGACGCTTTTCCCGACGCTCTACAAGGCCTTTGGTGAAAAGGACATGGCTCTGCTGGAGGTCAATCCGCTCATCGTCATGAAGGACGGCCACCTGCGCGTCCTCGATGCCAAGATGTCTTTCGACGGCAATGCGCTCTTCCGTCACGACGACGTCAAGACGCTGCGCGACGAGACCGAAGAAGACGCCAAGGAAATCGAGGCTTCGAAGTGGGACCTCGCCTATGTCGCGCTCGACGGCAATATCGGCTGCATGGTCAATGGCGCAGGCTTGGCCATGGCGACGATGGACATCATCAAGCTCTACGGCAAGGAGCCGGCTAACTTCTGCGACGTCGGCGGTGGCGCCGGCAAGGAGAAGGTTGCTGCGGCTTTCAAGATCATCACTGCAGATCCCAAGGTCGAAGGCATTCTCGTCAACATCTTCGGCGGCATCATGAAGTGCGATGTCATTGCCGAGGGCGTCATTGCTGCGGTCAAGGAAGTCGGTCTCAAGGTTCCGCTCGTCGTGCGCCTTGAAGGCACCAATGTCGAGCTCGGCAAGAAGATCCTGAACGAGTCGGGTCTGGCGATCACGGCTGCCGACGACTTGGACGATGCGGCCAAGAAGATCGTCGCGGCGATCAACGGCTGA
- the mdh gene encoding malate dehydrogenase, whose protein sequence is MARNKIALIGSGMIGGTLAHLAGLKELGDIVLFDIADGIPQGKGLDISQSSPVEGFDVNLTGASDYSAIEGADVCIVTAGVARKPGMSRDDLLGINLKVMEQVGAGIKKYAPNAFVICITNPLDAMVWALQKFSGLPANKVVGMAGVLDSSRFRLFLAKEFNVSVQDVTAFVLGGHGDTMVPLARYSTVGGIPLTDLVTMGWVTKERLEEIIQRTRDGGAEIVGLLKTGSAYYAPAASAIEMAESYLKDKKRVLPCAAHLSGQYGVKDMYVGVPTVIGAGGVERIIEIDLNKTEKEAFDKSVGAVAGLCEACINIAPALK, encoded by the coding sequence ATGGCGCGTAACAAGATCGCACTGATTGGTTCTGGCATGATTGGTGGCACGCTGGCGCACCTCGCCGGCCTGAAGGAACTGGGCGACATCGTTCTCTTCGACATCGCGGACGGCATTCCCCAGGGCAAAGGTCTCGATATTTCCCAGTCGTCGCCCGTCGAAGGCTTCGACGTCAATCTGACGGGTGCCAGCGACTATTCCGCGATCGAAGGCGCTGACGTGTGCATCGTCACCGCAGGCGTCGCCCGCAAGCCCGGCATGAGCCGCGACGATCTTCTCGGCATCAACCTCAAGGTCATGGAACAGGTCGGCGCCGGCATCAAGAAGTATGCCCCCAACGCCTTCGTGATCTGCATCACCAATCCGCTCGACGCCATGGTCTGGGCGCTGCAAAAGTTTTCGGGTCTTCCGGCCAACAAGGTCGTCGGCATGGCCGGTGTTCTCGACTCCTCGCGCTTCCGTCTTTTCCTCGCCAAGGAATTCAACGTGTCCGTTCAGGACGTCACGGCCTTCGTTCTCGGCGGCCACGGCGACACGATGGTGCCGCTCGCCCGCTACTCGACGGTCGGCGGCATTCCGCTCACCGATCTCGTCACCATGGGTTGGGTCACCAAGGAGCGCCTCGAAGAGATCATCCAGCGCACCCGTGACGGCGGCGCCGAAATCGTCGGCCTGCTGAAGACCGGCTCGGCCTATTACGCCCCGGCTGCTTCGGCGATTGAGATGGCCGAATCCTACCTTAAGGACAAGAAGCGCGTTCTGCCTTGTGCTGCCCACCTTTCCGGCCAGTACGGCGTCAAGGACATGTATGTCGGCGTTCCCACCGTCATCGGTGCTGGCGGCGTCGAGCGCATCATCGAGATCGATCTCAACAAGACCGAGAAGGAAGCCTTCGACAAGTCCGTCGGCGCCGTCGCCGGTCTCTGCGAAGCCTGCATCAACATCGCGCCTGCCCTGAAGTGA
- the zapE gene encoding cell division protein ZapE has translation MQPMPDYALSVCEQLKALTASGALQVDSAQMDVAKSLDRVLAGLKQLRPAAKSSALGWLFAARKKSADGIKGLYIHGSVGRGKTMLMDMFFAMAPCRKKRRAHFHEFMADVHNRIAAHRLKLKNGETKQADPMPPVAAALYGEAELLCFDEFTVTDIADAMILSRLFSELFARGCVLVATSNVEPDNLYRDGLNRGLFLPFVALLKQHVDVVSLDSPTDYRMEKLSSQPVYLVPLNEHNDMAMDASWTQALHGRKAQPLDIPMKGRHIHVPLAVDRMARFSFTDLCDKPLGAIDFLAIAERFDTVFVDHIPLLGPEKRNQIKRFIIMVDTFYDHAVRLYISAAAMPEELLLQRRGTEGFEFDRTASRLFEMRSAEYLALHHEKRAAE, from the coding sequence ATGCAACCAATGCCGGATTATGCGCTCAGCGTCTGCGAACAGCTTAAAGCGCTGACCGCATCGGGCGCCCTTCAGGTCGATTCCGCCCAGATGGACGTGGCAAAGAGCCTCGATCGGGTGCTTGCCGGCCTGAAGCAGCTGCGGCCGGCGGCAAAATCGAGCGCGCTCGGCTGGCTGTTTGCCGCCAGGAAGAAATCCGCCGACGGCATCAAGGGGCTTTATATCCACGGCAGCGTCGGGCGCGGCAAGACCATGCTGATGGATATGTTCTTCGCGATGGCGCCGTGCAGGAAAAAACGGCGGGCGCATTTCCACGAATTCATGGCGGATGTGCACAACCGCATCGCGGCACACCGGCTGAAGCTCAAGAACGGCGAGACGAAGCAGGCCGATCCGATGCCGCCGGTCGCCGCAGCGCTTTACGGTGAGGCCGAACTGCTCTGCTTCGACGAGTTTACGGTCACCGACATCGCCGATGCGATGATCCTGTCGCGGCTGTTCTCCGAGCTTTTCGCGCGCGGATGCGTGCTGGTCGCGACCTCGAACGTCGAGCCCGACAATCTTTACCGGGATGGTCTCAATCGCGGCCTCTTCCTGCCCTTCGTCGCCTTGCTGAAGCAGCATGTCGATGTCGTCAGCCTGGATTCGCCGACCGACTACCGGATGGAGAAGCTGAGCAGCCAACCGGTCTATCTGGTGCCGCTCAACGAGCATAACGACATGGCGATGGACGCGTCCTGGACGCAGGCGCTGCATGGGCGCAAGGCCCAGCCGCTGGATATCCCGATGAAGGGGCGCCACATCCATGTGCCGCTCGCCGTCGACCGCATGGCGCGGTTCTCTTTCACCGATCTTTGCGACAAACCGCTAGGCGCGATCGACTTCCTCGCCATCGCCGAACGCTTCGATACGGTCTTCGTCGATCACATTCCGTTGCTCGGGCCGGAAAAGCGGAACCAGATCAAACGGTTCATCATTATGGTCGATACGTTTTACGATCATGCCGTGCGGCTTTACATTTCCGCGGCGGCGATGCCGGAGGAACTGCTGTTGCAGCGCCGGGGCACCGAGGGCTTCGAATTCGACCGCACGGCATCGCGCCTGTTTGAGATGCGCAGTGCGGAATATCTTGCGCTGCACCATGAGAAACGCGCCGCAGAGTAA
- a CDS encoding protease inhibitor Inh/omp19 family protein — MQLRYAMTGLVVVLSLAGCQRTAYDYSSNASTGPAPLTAQPVPSVQGGQLPPPTGSSQFPAAPTTTAPMPGAEPGAMAANALDITKESMVGSWRVNGSCDMFLTLTNLGSGSRGGTRGCVGELTAMGSWEVAGKQVLLKDRSGNQLGSVYKTADNRFQGQTSTGQSISLSR, encoded by the coding sequence ATGCAGTTGCGATATGCGATGACAGGTCTGGTGGTGGTTCTGTCGCTAGCCGGTTGTCAGCGTACGGCATATGATTACAGCTCCAACGCCAGTACCGGCCCGGCGCCGTTGACGGCGCAGCCGGTGCCCTCGGTGCAGGGCGGGCAGCTTCCGCCGCCGACCGGCAGCTCGCAGTTTCCGGCGGCGCCGACGACGACGGCGCCGATGCCGGGCGCTGAGCCTGGTGCAATGGCCGCGAATGCGCTCGATATCACCAAGGAATCGATGGTCGGAAGCTGGCGCGTCAACGGTAGCTGCGACATGTTCCTGACGCTCACCAATCTCGGCAGCGGTTCGCGCGGTGGAACGCGTGGCTGTGTCGGCGAGCTGACGGCGATGGGCTCCTGGGAGGTCGCCGGCAAGCAGGTGCTGCTCAAGGACCGCTCGGGCAACCAGCTCGGCAGCGTCTACAAGACGGCCGACAACCGCTTCCAGGGACAGACGAGCACAGGCCAGTCGATCAGTCTCAGCCGGTAA
- a CDS encoding succinate dehydrogenase iron-sulfur subunit: MVELALPKNSQMREGRVWPKPAGAKNTREFRVYRWSPDDGQNPSIDTFYIDVDDCGPMVLDGLLYIKNKIDPTLTLRRSCREGICGSCAMNIDGTNTLACTKGLDDIKGAVKIYPLPHLPVVKDLVPDLTNFYAQHRSIEPWLKTVSPAPAKEWKQSHEDRQKLDGLYECILCACCSTSCPSYWWNGDRYLGPAVLLQAYRWLIDSRDEATGERLDNLEDPFRLYRCHTIMNCAQTCPKGLNPAKAIAEIKKMMVERRV; the protein is encoded by the coding sequence ATGGTTGAGCTCGCCCTCCCCAAGAATTCTCAGATGCGCGAAGGCAGGGTCTGGCCGAAGCCGGCGGGTGCCAAAAACACCCGCGAGTTCCGCGTCTACCGCTGGAGCCCGGACGACGGTCAAAACCCGTCGATCGACACCTTCTATATCGACGTCGACGATTGCGGGCCGATGGTGCTCGACGGTCTGCTCTACATCAAGAACAAGATCGACCCGACGCTGACGTTGCGCCGTTCCTGTCGCGAGGGCATCTGCGGCTCCTGCGCGATGAATATCGACGGCACGAACACGCTCGCCTGCACCAAGGGGCTCGACGATATCAAGGGCGCGGTGAAGATCTATCCGCTGCCGCATCTGCCCGTCGTCAAGGATCTGGTTCCGGACCTCACCAACTTCTATGCCCAGCATCGTTCGATCGAGCCATGGCTGAAGACGGTGTCGCCGGCGCCGGCCAAGGAGTGGAAGCAGAGCCATGAGGACCGGCAGAAGCTCGACGGCCTTTATGAATGCATCCTCTGCGCCTGCTGCTCGACCTCCTGTCCGAGCTACTGGTGGAATGGCGACCGATATCTCGGTCCGGCCGTTCTGCTGCAGGCCTATCGCTGGCTGATCGATTCCAGAGACGAGGCGACCGGCGAGCGCCTCGACAATCTCGAGGATCCGTTCCGCCTCTATCGCTGCCACACGATCATGAACTGTGCGCAGACCTGCCCGAAGGGCCTCAACCCGGCCAAGGCGATCGCCGAAATCAAGAAGATGATGGTCGAGCGCCGGGTTTGA